Sequence from the Helianthus annuus cultivar XRQ/B chromosome 13, HanXRQr2.0-SUNRISE, whole genome shotgun sequence genome:
GATGCCGTAGATTATCCAAGGTGCCAAAGTGTTTATTCATCATTCCAGTAGCCATTGCGATTGATGTGCCGCTGATAACCGCTGTGGCTCTATGCAAGAGCCCATATATGTTGATAATAGGATGGAAGAGGCTATTAGAAGATCTAATTGGGAGAGAAGGCCCGTTTCTCGAAACTGTTTGTGTGCCTTTTGCCGGACTTGCAATTGTTTTATGGCCTCTGGCAGTTTCCGGAGCAGTGATCGCTGCTTTATTCTCGAGTTTTGGTCTTGCTCTATACAGTGCCATGATCGTTCACCAGGTACGGTCCAAAAACCTGCGCTACATGCAAATGCTGACCAGAAAATGGTTGCTAGTTTCAGATTGCTATCATATTGAACAATTGATAATGAATGCCCCTCTTAACTAGTTTTTTCCAGTGGGTTTATAGATTATCTGGACGGTCTGGTTTTAGATTTGTAGGTTCTAAGTCTCCCACACCTCCATTTTTTCAGGAAGATTCGGTTAAGTTCGGGCTTGCATACATTGTGGCTGTAGTTTCATTGTTTGATGAATACACAAATGACCTGCTTTATTTAAGGGAGGGATCATGCTTTCCAAGGTACCAAACCAGTTGTTCGGGTGTTATGTTAGACGTGGCAAATGGGCCCGTCACATAGGTCATTAGGTTGGGTAACGGGTTCAGCTTGAAAGTGAAACAGGCTCTTTTGGTGTGGTGTTAGAACCGATTGTTTGCTTATTTTAATGGTTTTTGTTTGGATGCAGACCAAGATACTGTGAGAACATGAAAACTTCAGATGGGCTCGAGAGAAGGAATTCATATGGTAATGATTTAAAGAATGAAAAAGAAAGCACGAGAGGTTCTAGGCTGGTTTCACAACGGTCAAGAACTTTGAAGCAGGCTCTCCAGCAGTACACACCTGTGCAGGTGTGGGATTGGCTGTTTAAATCATGTGAGGTGAACGGTAGAATACTTCTTCGTGACGGTTTACTGGACGTTAAAGACATCGAGGAATGCATTGTTAAGGGAAAATGTAAGAAGTTGGGCATAAAATTACCCGCATGGTCCATATTGCAGTGTCTTCTTGCGTCGGCAAAATCTGAATCTCCCGGTTTAGTTATCTGTGAGTTCCGTTCCTAGCCTTTTAATTTTGGAACTATTCATTTGCGACAGATCTTCTAGCAACACCGCAAAGGGGTTTTTAATGTATATGGATCAAGATTGACACCGCTTAGCGACTAGAAGTGTGTCTTTAATAAACATACATTGATAATGTACAACGTTATTTTCAGCAGAGGAGGTAGAACTAACAAGAACAAACTTACCGAGGGATAAGGTTTTCGAGTGGTTCATTGGGCCACTTTTGATCATGAAGGAGCAAATCAAGGGGCTTGAATTGAGCGAATATGAAGAGATCTGCCTGCGAAAACTCGTGATGAGATACAAGAACGAGAAACACGAAGACTGGGATGATAGCGGTTTCCCGTCTAGTGATCATGTTAGACGGGCACAACTACAAGCCGTCATTCGAAGGTACATCATAGCTCATGTCTTGTTTTTCTTACAGCGGGGAAGCCGTAAATGGGATTTGAACGTAGGGGTATGAATCTATCCTGTTTAACGAAATTCCGGAGTTGAGTTTAGTATAAATGGATTTGGGTCCGTTTTCAGGTCTAACCGCAGACTAGCTAAACGATTCATCTATGTCATAGGTTAAACTGAATATAGCTATTTTATGCCAAAATTTAGAGTGAATCAcaaagttttgtcctttattttaATACCATTTTTCAAacggtgtcctttatgtttaaaattgacgactTTTATACTTTATGTTTCAAATGCTTCACGTTACCCTTTAGGCCTAAACTAGTTTATTCTCTTTagttaaatctgatcatgtgccttgcacaagagggcaattttgtcatttcaccCTTTCAAGTACTAATAAGAGTAgactttcgttttgctccctgtggtttggtcattttaacggttttgctccaatagtttaaaaacagtcattttcctccctgatttttctaacttatatTCATTTTGCTCCCAGCCTCTCCATCAGGGAggaaactggcgacaaactcgaaagattagggagcaaactggagacaaactcgaaagatcagggaggaaaatggctatttttaaactattggagcaaaaccgttaaaatgaccaaaccacagggagcaaaacgaaagtttactctaCTAATAATGTAAAcaactaaggggttgtttgtttagctcttaatggttcgGACCTTTTACTTTTTCAGTATTTAATGGttaagactgtttgtttcacgaatagatgtctgaatgattcaaacatttgcctttgaatggttaagacctctaatctgagtTGGTGAAACATCTTCTTTTTAATGGTttagatctcttactggttcaacacttaaccattcaaaagttgccaaacaacccctaaataCCAAACAAACAATCTCTATTAAATTTAAAGAACACTTTAAAACAATAGATTAAACCTCACTCTCTCAACTCTTTTCTCACTCTAAAACTCTTTGTCCACGCACTTTTCCTTCTAAGAATAACAAAGAACATGGCACACCTCCTTGCTTCATCTTTGACAACTCAAAACCATTCAAACAAATATCATCTTTGTTGTTAAACTCAATTGTTACAATCAAAATCCTTTATTTGAAATCAACTCAAATAAACAATTAACAGTGAGTATTTTCACTATAAAGTCAAAACAACCTCAATTCCCAAAGCCACAACATATCCGATTCTCCAATTTCTTCATCTTGTTTTTGAAATTATTTATTGGTTGTTAATAAAACATTGAAATGAGAAATTAAAAAAACATGTGACAAAATGAAGAATTAGAATTAGAGTATATGCAGAGTGAGACCACTAGGACCAACGCCTGACCCGAACGCAACCGCATCTGGGTTCGTCAAACAACAAGACCACTGATGAGAAAGGGTTTTATGTTGAAtggttttttgtttttattttttgtattaaaagggtaaaaagaccattttacccccaTGTGGGGTCCAAGTGACCTGATTTAACTGAAAAAATAAACTGGGTTAACGTGGAACATTTTGTAATATAAAGTATAAAAGttgtcaattttaaacataaaggacaccacATAGAAaagggtataaagataaagacaaaacttgtaattcactTTGAAAtttaaaagacaaaaaagaaatgAGCATCACATGATTGTTTTATACGCaatagtaatttttttttttttttaaatttacatCTTCTTGTTAATATTTAAGTAAAACAATTCCGGGTTAAAACAGTTGGTGTTCACGTCACCCCGCGAATAGACGTGTCGTAGGTTTGACAAGCTTTGTGGGTTTAACTCACTTTGAAATTTTAATTACAGGTTGAAGGGGATAGTGGGTTCCATGTCTAGGATGCCAACTTTCAGAAGGAAGTTTAGGAACTTGGTTAAGGTGTTGTATCTTGAGGCGCTTCAGGCGGGAATTATAGCGAGCCAGGACGGCGGAGGTTCAACAAGTTGGCTTAGTGGTCACGGCTCGGGCTCGGTTGGAAAACCGGGTCTAACCGTGGCCCAAGACACTCTAGATTCTATGGAAGTGGTATGATTTGTTTCAATTCGACTTCGTTGATACACTTTTGCATGACTAGGTCCACCCGAACCATCTTAGGTGATTCGGGCTTGGTTTGAAGCGTGGGTGCATGTGGAAATGGTGACCGATCGCGTGCACATATCATGTAATATATGCCGATGGAGATTAAAATTTTATCGGTAGGAATATATAAACATGTGCTTGTTATTCCTACATGGTTATGGTTTTGAGTTGATGTATATATAATACTAGCTTATATCCCGTGTGACACACGGGTtcaaaaaacaaaatttaaaacataTTAATAAATATGATGTATGCATTCAGTATCTGGACTGTATGTTTTGGCAGTTGTAAAATAAGATATTAATGCCACGCATGTCAAAGGAGGTTTAACACAAGCAAGTATGCATTCAGTATCTGGACTTTCAATGTGTTGATTCTGAAGGAGAAAAGCATTGAGATAAAAAATTGCTATCTTCTGAAACGCTAGAGTTTGTAATTTGATCTGACATCTTGTACTAATTCAAGATATCAGATTTCAATAAGTTCCAACAAAAACAGAATGTGATAAATAAAGATTGACACATGCAAGAAACAGCTAAGAACACACGGCATTAAAGTAACTACAAGAATGTGATAAATAAATATTACAATGTTAGCAGATACTTACATAGATCATGTCTCTATCATATCTGTTTTGAAGATTGTACAAGACTGACGGTTCGTTTAGATAACTTAGTTGCATAAGGTCATCTACTCCATCAAGGATTTCGGGATTTGCAGGTAATAGGCTATCGGAGCTCACCTTTAATACCTAAAATGAGATATCAAATCATAAGTCGTGGTTATTTGAATCACCGATAAAAATaagtaatgaaaataaaaatattgtcatttgTTTATGGGTCAGAATGTAAACTTCTAGTCCTACTTCCCAGTTTAATACCCAAATTGccgtttattattatttttcaaattttattagTTTTACTGATTTGTAGCCTCACTGGAATCCTGAATTTGTTTTTTTAGCAAGACAAAGCGTGTTTATATTTGGTTTTCTGAGACTCGCTTAAACTTGGCACAATGGGTGATTTTTTTGTCGATGAGTTTTTGGAAAGCATGATGAGTAACCAATTATTGGCAAAAACTGACCCATTTGTAAAACGATCCGTATCTACTTGTTACAACCAGGGACAAGATCTTGAAGGAACTTCATTCTCTCACTGATCTTTTTCTCTTCTGACCTGAAATTTTCAAAATGACCGGAATGAGAAGACAAATACTGGAACGGAATTAAAAGAGAGTTATGGAAAGAATAGAATTGGCATACCCTTTCCGCAAGACTATGGCAATCAGTAGCTTGACCCCTTCTCGCTCTAACATGAATGTAATCCCTCGGTGGCTCTGGTTTCGCATTTTCCTTTGTAGGTTTTAGATTCCcctcttccttttcttttttaaTTCCATTCCCTTCTTCACCTGACTTGCTTCTTTTTGCATCCGATACCTCTTTCTCTGG
This genomic interval carries:
- the LOC110897530 gene encoding uncharacterized membrane protein At3g27390 isoform X1; translation: MATLHIECKMKVAVGFIWSFISFFLLLSLGILKGTIIGPIVVLIMMVGNSSVAIGLWPAHFFWTYYCLIKTKRLGWVLKMVILFLLFLPLVLWPLAAVAGSLLGGIGFGFFAPLIATFEVIGTDHKDKCFHCLVDGCYSTLEGSCTVVRDFTDLCFHSYFSFMDDLSEEMPAGEKPVDIRLSKVPKCLFIIPVAIAIDVPLITAVALCKSPYMLIIGWKRLLEDLIGREGPFLETVCVPFAGLAIVLWPLAVSGAVIAALFSSFGLALYSAMIVHQEDSVKFGLAYIVAVVSLFDEYTNDLLYLREGSCFPRPRYCENMKTSDGLERRNSYGNDLKNEKESTRGSRLVSQRSRTLKQALQQYTPVQVWDWLFKSCEVNGRILLRDGLLDVKDIEECIVKGKCKKLGIKLPAWSILQCLLASAKSESPGLVISEEVELTRTNLPRDKVFEWFIGPLLIMKEQIKGLELSEYEEICLRKLVMRYKNEKHEDWDDSGFPSSDHVRRAQLQAVIRRLKGIVGSMSRMPTFRRKFRNLVKVLYLEALQAGIIASQDGGGSTSWLSGHGSGSVGKPGLTVAQDTLDSMEVV
- the LOC110897531 gene encoding transcription factor bHLH79 isoform X2, yielding MLLLHQISILFFYSSPSSQCTSYLEGFHTIQKSTCCRRLPPDPVLHAVEEPEKEVSDAKRSKSGEEGNGIKKEKEEGNLKPTKENAKPEPPRDYIHVRARRGQATDCHSLAERVRREKDQ
- the LOC110897530 gene encoding uncharacterized membrane protein At3g27390 isoform X2 is translated as MATLHIECKMKVAVGFIWSFISFFLLLSLGILKGTIIGPIVVLIMMVGNSSVAIGLWPAHFFWTYYCLIKTKRLGWVLKMVILFLLFLPLVLWPLAAVAGSLLGGIGFGFFAPLIATFEVIGTDHKDKCFHCLVDGCYSTLEGSCTVVRDFTDLCFHSYFSFMDDLSEEMPAGEKPVDIRLSKVPKCLFIIPVAIAIDVPLITAVALCKSPYMLIIGWKRLLEDLIGREGPFLETVCVPFAGLAIVLWPLAVSGAVIAALFSSFGLALYSAMIVHQEDSVKFGLAYIVAVVSLFDEYTNDLLYLREGSCFPRPRYCENMKTSDGLERRNSYGNDLKNEKESTRGSRLVSQRSRTLKQALQQYTPVQVWDWLFKSCEVNGRILLRDGLLDVKDIEECIVKGKCKKLGIKLPAWSILQCLLASAKSESPGLVISEEVELTRTNLPRDKVFEWFIGPLLIMKEQIKGLELSEYEEICLRKLVMRYKNEKHEDWDDSGFPSSDHVRRAQLQAVIRSLSIREETGDKLERLGSKLETNSKDQGGKWLFLNYWSKTVKMTKPQGAKRKFTLLIM
- the LOC110897531 gene encoding transcription factor bHLH79 isoform X1, with translation MLLLHQISILFFYSSPSSQCTSYLEGFHTIQKSTCCRRLPPDPVLHLQAVEEPEKEVSDAKRSKSGEEGNGIKKEKEEGNLKPTKENAKPEPPRDYIHVRARRGQATDCHSLAERVRREKDQ